From the Erythrolamprus reginae isolate rEryReg1 chromosome Z, rEryReg1.hap1, whole genome shotgun sequence genome, one window contains:
- the LOC139153097 gene encoding tigger transposable element-derived protein 1-like: MAPKRYTRSGGGDAKKSRKMLTIKEKIELLDMLKAGHSNADVGRHYGINESTVRYIRKDEKKIRQTSQITFNKAAKRMVTPRNKRLMKMEAALSVWVQDCRKKSIALDTNTIRTKAQQLYNRLADTEGGDADEGNPDEGAGDSEDPQPSTSSASSAPATFTASKGWFEKFQRRYGLKSVSLHGEAASADTGAAENFVQRTFKDLIAEGGYLPEQVFNMDETGLFWKRMPSRTFLIQDEAKAPGFKAMKDRVTLIMCGNAAGFLMKPGLIYKSRNPRALKNRNKNALPVYWMHNPKAWITKPLTWDWFHQCFIPQVQVYLAGKGLNFKVLLLMDNAGGHDDLAHEHDGVEVEFLPPNTTSLIQPMDQGVIRTFKALYTRNSLGSIVEAMDADENFTLKAYWRQYTIASCLKNIQSALMDMKSQTMNACWRKLWPEVVHDHRGFAPEEIQDAAVQNSVKLAQALGGEGFVDMTPEEVNGLLDEHGLPLTDRDLEELTRSASEEEEEEGAEEAEEEEDVGLTLERLAEMNRAGAHLQRMAELWDPNMTRSIHFKASLDNTIAPYRAMLAKQKKTRQQLPITMFVTKTKRSATPSPAASIVDMVIEEDPDLS; encoded by the exons atggcacctaaacgttacacacggagtggaggcggcgacgctaaaaagagcaggaagatgctgacaatcaaggagaagattgaacttttggacatgctgaaagcgggacattctaatgcagatgttggtcggcattatgggatcaacgaatcgactgtgcgatacattcggaaagacgagaagaagataaggcaaacttctcagataacattcaacaaggctgcaaaaagaatggtgacgcctagaaacaaacgccttatgaagatggaagctgctttgtctgtgtgggtacaagactgccgcaaaaagagcattgctttggatacgaacactatacgaaccaaggcgcagcaactgtacaaccgtcttgcagacacagaaggaggcgatgcagatgagggaaacccag atgaaggtgctggtgactctgaagacccccagccatcaacatcttctgcttcttcagccccagccacattcacagcaagcaaagggtggtttgagaaatttcaacggcgctatggcctgaagagtgtgtcattgcatggagaagctgcctcagcagatacaggtgcagccgaaaactttgtccagcgcacgtttaaagatctaattgcagaagggggctaccttccagaacaggtgttcaacatggacgaaacaggcctgttctggaagaggatgccttcacggactttcttgatacaagatgaagccaaagcccctggctttaaggccatgaaagatagagtgactttgatcatgtgtgggaatgcagcaggctttttgatgaagccagggctaatttataagtcacgaaatccaagagccctcaagaacagaaataagaatgcattgccagtgtactggatgcataatcctaaagcatggattacaaaacccctcacatgggactggtttcatcagtgcttcatcccacaggtgcaggtttatttggctggcaaaggactcaatttcaaagtgcttctcctaatggacaatgctggaggccatgatgacctggcacatgaacatgatggggtggaagtcgaattcttgccaccaaacaccacatcgcttatccagccgatggatcaaggtgttatccgcacatttaaggcactgtacacacgcaattctcttggaagcatcgtggaagcaatggatgctgatgaaaacttcacattgaaggcctactggcgtcagtacacaattgcatcttgtctgaagaacattcagagtgccttaatggatatgaagtcacagacaatgaatgcctgctggaggaaattgtggccagaagtggtgcatgatcacaggggatttgctcccgaagaaattcaagatgctgcagtccagaactctgtgaagctggcacaggcactgggtggagaaggcttcgttgacatgacaccagaggaagtcaatggtttgcttgatgagcatggcctaccgctgacagacagagatctggaggagctgaccaggtcagcgagtgaagaagaggaggaagagggagctgaagaagctgaggaagaagaagatgttggcctaacgcttgagcggcttgcagaaatgaacagagctggtgcacatctgcaacgcatggcggaactttgggatcccaacatgactcgctctatacactttaaggcctcccttgacaacaccattgcaccatacagagccatgttagccaagcaaaagaaaacgcgccaacaactgcccataactatgtttgtcacgaaaaccaaaaGGTCtgccacaccatcacctgcagcgtccattgtagacatggtgatagaagaagatcccgatttatcctag